A single window of Nocardia higoensis DNA harbors:
- a CDS encoding SIR2 family NAD-dependent protein deacylase gives MTTPWRARPGRIGVLTGAGISTDSGIPDFRGPSGVWTKNPIAELLSTYDAYLSDPDLRVRSWEARRDNPAWQARPNAAHRALVELERAGRAVTIITQNIDRLHQRAGSAPDRVVEIHGNMFEVVCVGCPYEDSMENTLARVAAGEPDPPCPRCGGILKAATVMFGQQLDRRTVTKAVLTAQTSDIFLAVGSSLQVEPAASMCSLAVEAGAALIIVNAEQTPYDHLATEIFREPIGIALPRLVNDILSA, from the coding sequence ATGACGACCCCATGGCGTGCGCGTCCGGGCCGCATCGGCGTGCTCACCGGCGCGGGTATCTCCACCGACTCCGGCATCCCCGACTTCCGCGGCCCGAGCGGGGTGTGGACGAAGAACCCGATCGCGGAACTGCTGTCCACCTATGACGCCTACCTGTCCGACCCCGACCTGCGGGTCCGCTCATGGGAAGCTCGCCGCGACAATCCGGCATGGCAGGCGCGGCCCAATGCCGCCCACCGTGCGCTCGTCGAGCTGGAGCGGGCCGGGCGGGCGGTCACGATCATCACCCAGAACATCGATCGCCTGCATCAGCGCGCCGGCTCCGCGCCCGACCGCGTCGTCGAGATCCACGGCAACATGTTCGAGGTGGTCTGTGTCGGCTGCCCCTACGAGGACAGCATGGAGAACACCCTCGCGCGGGTGGCCGCGGGCGAACCCGATCCGCCCTGCCCGCGCTGTGGTGGCATCCTGAAGGCGGCCACCGTCATGTTCGGTCAGCAGCTCGATCGGCGCACCGTGACCAAGGCGGTTCTGACGGCGCAGACCAGCGACATCTTCCTCGCCGTCGGCAGCTCGCTGCAGGTCGAGCCGGCCGCCTCCATGTGTTCGCTGGCCGTGGAGGCGGGTGCCGCGCTGATCATCGTCAACGCCGAGCAGACCCCCTACGACCATCTGGCCACGGAGATCTTCCGCGAGCCCATCGGTATCGCCCTGCCGCGACTGGTGAACGACATCCTCAGCGCGTGA
- a CDS encoding oxygenase MpaB family protein has product MTASAAVEKSTAPKLPPRRPFHPGTRMWDETGLITFSLTAGSAFLLQTMEPTISAVVDEHSTFRTDPMGRALRSLSSVMMWVYAGEGGIDEADRLRSMHASLNTVDASGFKHQALNSFSWAWVLHTGTYAFTKNAKYFSRKPMTDAEKQEYYEEGLQLMRNFSVAPKEIPADYAAFEKFFDDVVENHLQATDTARDYLRTIRSVAAPKQLPKFLHPVWKAAAAPVGRMQYFCTVGTTPEVARRKLGLKWTAADERKLVVLGWFLARLVPLLPERVRYFPIAYEARKVERDKARLRKVIQTRPI; this is encoded by the coding sequence ATGACCGCGTCCGCCGCAGTCGAGAAGAGCACCGCGCCGAAGCTGCCGCCCCGGCGACCGTTCCACCCCGGCACACGCATGTGGGACGAAACCGGCCTGATCACCTTCTCCCTGACCGCAGGCTCGGCCTTCCTGCTGCAGACCATGGAGCCGACCATCTCGGCCGTCGTCGACGAGCACTCGACCTTCCGCACCGACCCGATGGGCCGCGCCCTGCGCAGCCTGTCCTCGGTCATGATGTGGGTCTACGCCGGCGAGGGCGGCATCGACGAGGCCGACCGGCTACGCAGCATGCACGCCTCGCTCAACACTGTCGATGCCTCCGGCTTCAAGCACCAGGCGCTGAACTCCTTCTCCTGGGCCTGGGTGCTGCACACCGGCACCTACGCGTTCACCAAGAACGCCAAGTACTTCAGCCGTAAGCCGATGACCGACGCCGAGAAGCAGGAGTACTACGAGGAGGGGCTGCAGCTGATGCGCAACTTCTCGGTGGCGCCCAAGGAGATCCCCGCCGACTACGCCGCCTTCGAGAAGTTCTTCGACGACGTGGTCGAGAACCACCTCCAGGCCACCGACACCGCGCGCGACTACCTGCGCACCATCCGTTCCGTCGCCGCGCCCAAGCAGCTGCCGAAGTTCCTGCATCCGGTGTGGAAGGCCGCTGCCGCCCCCGTCGGCCGGATGCAGTACTTCTGCACCGTCGGCACCACCCCCGAGGTCGCCCGTCGCAAGCTCGGGCTAAAGTGGACCGCCGCCGACGAGCGCAAGCTCGTCGTGCTGGGCTGGTTCCTGGCGCGCCTGGTCCCGCTGCTGCCGGAGCGCGTGCGCTACTTCCCGATCGCGTACGAGGCGCGCAAGGTCGAACGCGACAAGGCCCGGCTGCGCAAGGTCATCCAGACCCGCCCCATCTGA
- a CDS encoding arsenate reductase ArsC, which produces MAHKPSVLFVCVHNAARSQMAAGFLDALAGDRLEARSAGVDPADALDPTVVAVMAEVGIDLSDHTPRRLTDEAVGISDVVVTIGCGDACPYFPGISYRDWMLPDPQGESIEVVRGIRDRIRILGENLIGELLPSNAH; this is translated from the coding sequence ATGGCTCACAAACCCAGTGTGCTGTTCGTCTGTGTACACAACGCGGCCCGATCGCAGATGGCCGCCGGGTTTCTGGACGCACTCGCCGGTGACCGTCTGGAGGCGCGTTCGGCGGGCGTCGACCCGGCCGACGCCCTCGACCCGACCGTCGTCGCCGTCATGGCCGAGGTCGGCATCGATCTGTCCGACCACACCCCGCGCAGGCTCACCGACGAGGCCGTCGGCATCTCCGATGTGGTCGTCACCATCGGCTGCGGCGACGCCTGCCCGTACTTCCCCGGCATCAGCTACCGCGACTGGATGCTGCCCGATCCGCAGGGCGAATCCATCGAGGTGGTCCGCGGCATCCGCGACCGCATCCGCATCCTCGGCGAGAATCTGATCGGCGAACTACTCCCCTCGAACGCCCACTGA
- a CDS encoding VOC family protein has product MTPQLDFLGIITSDMAAALAFYRKLGLEFPADAEEQPHVEATLPGGFRLAFDTEDTVRSFHPEWRPPTGGGRIGLAFRCADAAEVDSVYAELVDAGYTGELKPWNAVWGQRYATVVDPDGNGVDLYAPLD; this is encoded by the coding sequence ATGACCCCGCAACTGGACTTCCTCGGCATCATCACCTCCGACATGGCCGCCGCGCTGGCCTTCTATCGCAAGCTCGGGCTCGAGTTCCCCGCCGACGCCGAGGAGCAGCCCCACGTCGAAGCCACACTTCCCGGCGGCTTCCGGCTCGCTTTCGACACCGAGGACACCGTGCGCTCGTTCCATCCCGAGTGGCGCCCGCCCACCGGCGGCGGCCGGATCGGCTTGGCGTTCCGGTGCGCCGACGCCGCCGAGGTGGACTCCGTGTACGCCGAACTCGTCGACGCGGGATACACCGGCGAGCTGAAACCCTGGAACGCGGTCTGGGGCCAGCGCTACGCGACCGTCGTCGATCCGGACGGCAACGGGGTCGATCTCTACGCGCCGCTGGACTGA
- a CDS encoding helix-turn-helix domain-containing protein, giving the protein MVEPAGAYREWPSRLDGAVVWTRTVESGDSSPVLPDGSIDLLWREGTLLVAGPDTGPYRPDAAPGTRFAGLRLYPGTAPELLGVPAHELRDRRVELTDLWPVARVRALTVEVDVASDPAAALEAVVLRRAAEFGALDPLPRLVVAALQAGASVAATADAAGIGARALHRRSLAAFGYGPKTLARILRMHRALAAARSGMSLALAAAHAGYADQAHFTREVTLLAGRPPGALIGIPSRSIRGPARYG; this is encoded by the coding sequence GTGGTCGAACCTGCGGGCGCTTATCGCGAGTGGCCGTCGCGGCTCGACGGGGCGGTGGTCTGGACTCGCACCGTCGAGTCCGGCGACAGCTCGCCCGTCCTGCCCGACGGGTCGATCGACCTGCTGTGGCGCGAGGGCACCCTGCTGGTGGCCGGACCGGACACCGGCCCGTATCGACCCGACGCCGCGCCGGGCACCAGGTTCGCCGGGCTGCGCTTGTATCCCGGCACCGCCCCGGAACTGCTCGGCGTGCCCGCCCACGAACTACGCGACCGCCGGGTGGAGCTGACCGATCTGTGGCCCGTCGCGCGGGTGCGCGCACTCACCGTGGAGGTCGACGTCGCGTCCGACCCGGCCGCCGCACTGGAAGCCGTCGTCTTGCGCCGTGCTGCCGAGTTCGGTGCGCTCGATCCGCTGCCGCGCCTGGTCGTCGCGGCGCTGCAGGCAGGCGCGTCGGTTGCCGCCACCGCCGATGCCGCCGGAATCGGTGCCCGTGCGCTTCACCGACGTTCGCTCGCCGCGTTCGGTTACGGGCCGAAGACGCTGGCGCGCATCCTGCGCATGCACCGTGCGTTGGCGGCGGCCCGGAGCGGGATGTCGCTCGCCCTCGCCGCCGCGCACGCGGGCTACGCCGACCAGGCGCACTTCACCCGTGAGGTGACCCTGCTGGCAGGCCGCCCGCCCGGCGCGCTGATCGGCATTCCGTCGCGCTCGATCCGAGGCCCGGCTCGATACGGCTGA
- a CDS encoding serine/threonine dehydratase: MADELTYDDIDAAATRIAGLVRPITVARAEPGGDVWLALEFLQHTGSFKARGAANFVEAQHASGAFPTAGVTIASGGNAGLACAWAAARRGAPATVFLPATAPAVKVERLHGYGAQVRLEGTEYAQALAASRAFAAETGALESHAYDHPLIVAGAGTLLIEIRQALPDLDTIVVAAGGGGLFAGIATAAARHGIRTVAVEPVHCRALNAALETGYPVEVEVDSIAADSLGARRATAMALTAARLGDAVSILVTDEQIVAARRGLWEERRIAVEYAAATALAGLRSGAYRPAVGEKVCVVLCGANTDPADLSP, encoded by the coding sequence ATGGCAGACGAACTGACCTACGACGACATCGACGCCGCCGCCACGCGCATCGCCGGGCTCGTGCGCCCGATCACCGTCGCCCGTGCCGAACCCGGCGGCGATGTGTGGCTGGCCCTCGAATTCCTGCAGCACACCGGCTCGTTCAAGGCACGAGGGGCGGCGAATTTCGTGGAGGCGCAGCATGCCTCGGGCGCGTTTCCCACGGCGGGCGTGACCATCGCCTCGGGCGGGAACGCCGGCCTGGCCTGCGCGTGGGCAGCGGCCCGCCGGGGTGCGCCCGCGACGGTCTTCCTGCCCGCCACCGCACCGGCGGTCAAGGTGGAGCGCCTGCACGGCTATGGCGCACAGGTGCGACTGGAGGGTACGGAATACGCCCAGGCACTCGCCGCCAGCCGGGCTTTCGCCGCCGAGACCGGCGCGCTGGAGTCGCATGCCTACGACCACCCGCTGATCGTCGCGGGCGCGGGCACGCTGCTCATCGAAATACGGCAGGCGCTACCGGATCTCGACACGATCGTGGTGGCGGCCGGGGGCGGCGGGCTGTTCGCCGGGATCGCCACCGCGGCCGCGCGGCACGGAATACGCACCGTCGCGGTCGAACCCGTGCACTGCCGGGCGCTGAACGCCGCACTCGAGACGGGATATCCGGTGGAAGTGGAGGTCGATTCGATCGCCGCCGATTCCCTGGGCGCCCGCCGGGCCACCGCGATGGCGCTGACCGCGGCTCGGCTCGGCGACGCGGTGTCGATACTGGTCACCGACGAGCAGATCGTCGCCGCCCGGCGTGGGTTGTGGGAGGAGCGGCGGATCGCGGTCGAGTACGCCGCCGCCACCGCACTGGCCGGGCTCCGGTCCGGCGCCTATCGACCGGCCGTCGGGGAAAAGGTCTGTGTCGTGCTGTGCGGGGCCAATACCGACCCCGCGGACCTCAGCCCATGA
- a CDS encoding glycosyltransferase 87 family protein produces the protein MSSSVRESAPRPSNRRSRRSAWLAPLLLVVFSTVCLTRPLWPFEEITGGFIDLQVYRLGIDALRHGGDMYGQLPQTTIGIGLPFIYPPFAALVLAPFALLPWDIAAFAFFLTSVAALTLTLYLVARRVWPGEEQRRTALFATACAVPLAMLLEPTHATLDFGQVNLLLMALVAADCLTEKPKWRRGMLVGIAAAVKLTPAAFVLYFLIRKDYKAAVTAAITGAVATALSFAILPDASMTYWFGGMNVDGLSGSAFHTNQSIQAVLARLKVPEPAFTVVWLVVGALVLALVITAMRRAAGLPALALAINAVFTLLVSPISWSHHWVWIAPALFAVVAYAVRMPWRRAVLPCAVAVVTAAVFVYGPQNWLPNGEERESEWTGSQHFVGNTYVWLSVLLVVLFVLASRRSTHTPAAAQPATEQTREPQPVSS, from the coding sequence ATGAGTAGTTCTGTACGCGAGAGTGCGCCCAGGCCGTCGAACCGCCGCTCGAGGCGTTCGGCATGGCTGGCGCCGTTGCTGCTCGTCGTGTTCTCCACCGTGTGCCTGACCAGGCCGCTGTGGCCGTTCGAGGAGATCACCGGCGGCTTCATCGATCTGCAGGTCTACCGGCTCGGTATCGACGCCCTGCGGCACGGTGGCGACATGTACGGCCAGCTACCGCAGACCACCATAGGCATCGGGCTGCCGTTCATCTATCCGCCGTTCGCGGCACTGGTGCTCGCGCCCTTCGCGCTGCTGCCCTGGGACATCGCCGCCTTCGCCTTCTTCCTCACCTCCGTGGCGGCGCTGACGCTGACGCTGTACCTGGTGGCGCGCCGGGTATGGCCGGGAGAGGAGCAGCGGCGCACCGCCCTGTTCGCGACCGCCTGCGCGGTCCCGCTCGCGATGCTGCTCGAGCCGACCCACGCGACCCTCGACTTCGGTCAGGTCAACCTGCTGCTGATGGCGCTGGTGGCCGCCGACTGCCTGACCGAGAAGCCGAAATGGCGGCGCGGCATGCTGGTCGGCATCGCCGCGGCGGTCAAGCTGACGCCCGCGGCGTTCGTGCTGTACTTCCTGATCCGCAAGGACTACAAGGCGGCGGTCACCGCCGCGATCACCGGCGCCGTGGCGACCGCGCTGAGCTTCGCGATCCTGCCCGACGCCTCGATGACCTACTGGTTCGGCGGCATGAACGTCGACGGCCTCAGCGGCTCGGCCTTCCACACCAATCAGTCGATCCAGGCCGTGCTGGCCCGCCTGAAGGTGCCCGAGCCCGCGTTCACGGTGGTCTGGCTGGTGGTGGGTGCGCTGGTGCTGGCCCTGGTGATCACGGCGATGCGCCGGGCGGCCGGGCTGCCCGCGCTCGCGTTGGCGATCAACGCCGTGTTCACTCTGCTGGTCTCGCCGATCTCCTGGTCCCACCACTGGGTGTGGATCGCCCCGGCCCTGTTCGCAGTCGTCGCCTACGCGGTGCGGATGCCGTGGCGGCGGGCGGTTCTGCCGTGCGCGGTCGCGGTGGTGACGGCCGCGGTGTTCGTCTACGGGCCGCAGAACTGGCTGCCCAACGGCGAGGAACGGGAATCGGAGTGGACGGGGTCGCAGCATTTCGTCGGCAACACCTACGTGTGGTTGAGCGTGCTGCTGGTCGTGCTGTTCGTGCTCGCCTCCCGGCGATCGACCCACACCCCGGCCGCGGCACAGCCCGCGACCGAGCAGACGCGGGAGCCGCAGCCGGTGTCGTCCTGA
- a CDS encoding amino acid adenylation domain-containing protein yields the protein MEADPDSVLVTLGVDRRELDKRSTRWARILLARGIGARDLVIVSVSSPVDAVTAMWAVAKAGAAFGPGLPELLARARLGITTARDLAHEPAGSISWLLMDDPRLRAEAERHLGEPIVQAERVRPVTAEDPAWLYTRTGANGVEIVTVNHDEVAHTLPPHDAVPPELDLFTPAEQQEHPATRLVRLLLSSWHFRPAPAEVPDPPQTLAGLFDAVVARHPDAIALSSDTGRWTYTEIDGRANRLARRLIAHGVGPETIAAVLLPRGVDQVVALLAVVKAGGAYLPIDPAYPAERIAYLLDDARPVCALIDGTAEMPVNLPTLTVDDDTAFPSEPITDQERRTPLRPDHLAYVIYTSGSTGRPKGVQIPHRNVLALFDSTRALFDFDHTDVWTMFHSSAFDFSVWEMWGALLHGGRLHLVDLDTARSPARLRALLGAEQVTVLNQTPSAFHQLCAADRDIAGEHGHEPLSLRHIIFGGEALDQRSLTDWFDRHGEDSPRLVNMYGTTETTVHATHHALTRSGPGGIGTGLPGLRVLVLDQRLHPVPFGVTGEIYLAGLQVARGYHHRPDLTATRFVADPLGGGVRLYRTGDLGAWGRDGTLRYLGRADDQVQVRGFRVELGEVEAAVLAAPGVRSAAVLAREDVGGTRQLVAYVTGTDDHAAVRDAVARILPHHMVPSSVVPLDTLPLTAHGKLDRAALPAPVVATAYRAPRDEVEHAVAAAFAEVLGLPRIGVDDDFFALGGTSLRMFGLQRALATRLDAEVPVTTLLEAGTVAELARRLRENPAPTRTEGPLADTALDPEITPAGLLAHRGPATDVLLTGATGFLGAYLLRELLDRTTARVWCLVRAASVEHGMARIHTTLENYRLWEPGFATRIIAVPGDLAAPDLGLSGPDRARLAEQIHVIYHNGARVNHLEPYARLRQANVEGTREVLRLATTAHAKPVHFVSTTGSVVAAGETTPVTEDTARAAADLIDSGYVISKWTAEQLLFQARDRGLPVRVYRPGLISGDLQFGAHNPDDSFWNMIRAAALLGAAPDVVDATVSLTPVTYVARALVEISLRAPRATAFHLVNRIPVPVAAVLDALRRNGFDITTADPAEISARLHHEAHRRDAAGDDTLVRAALLSTGYTDGIATLDFDDTNTRTTLRGTGIACPALTPADLDTYIRAFRTTGFLPAPDPAPSRPTLSG from the coding sequence GTGGAAGCCGACCCCGACAGCGTGCTGGTCACCCTCGGAGTCGACCGCCGCGAACTCGACAAGCGGTCGACACGGTGGGCACGCATCCTGCTCGCGCGCGGGATCGGGGCGCGCGATCTGGTGATCGTGTCGGTGTCGTCGCCGGTGGACGCGGTGACGGCGATGTGGGCGGTGGCCAAGGCCGGGGCGGCGTTCGGTCCCGGACTCCCGGAACTGCTCGCCCGCGCCCGCCTCGGCATCACCACCGCCCGCGACCTCGCCCACGAGCCCGCGGGCTCGATCTCCTGGCTGCTCATGGACGATCCGCGCCTGCGCGCCGAAGCCGAACGCCACCTCGGCGAGCCGATCGTGCAAGCCGAACGGGTGCGCCCGGTGACCGCCGAGGACCCGGCCTGGCTGTACACCCGCACCGGCGCGAACGGGGTCGAGATCGTCACCGTGAACCACGACGAGGTCGCGCACACGCTGCCCCCGCATGATGCCGTCCCGCCGGAACTCGACCTGTTCACACCGGCGGAACAGCAGGAGCACCCCGCCACCCGGCTGGTGCGACTGCTGTTGTCCTCCTGGCATTTCCGGCCCGCCCCGGCCGAGGTCCCCGACCCGCCGCAGACGCTGGCCGGTCTGTTCGACGCCGTGGTCGCCCGCCATCCCGACGCGATCGCGCTCAGCTCCGACACCGGCCGCTGGACCTATACCGAAATCGACGGGCGCGCGAATCGCCTGGCCCGCAGGCTGATCGCCCACGGCGTCGGCCCCGAGACGATCGCCGCGGTCCTGCTGCCGCGTGGCGTGGACCAGGTGGTTGCCCTGCTGGCGGTGGTCAAAGCGGGCGGGGCGTATCTGCCGATCGATCCCGCCTACCCGGCCGAACGCATCGCCTATCTGCTCGACGACGCACGGCCGGTATGCGCCCTCATCGACGGCACCGCGGAGATGCCGGTCAACCTGCCGACTCTCACCGTCGACGACGACACCGCTTTCCCGAGCGAACCGATCACCGATCAGGAGCGCCGCACCCCGCTACGTCCGGACCATCTCGCGTACGTCATCTACACCTCCGGCTCCACCGGCCGTCCCAAGGGCGTGCAGATCCCGCACCGCAATGTGCTCGCCCTGTTCGACAGCACCCGCGCGCTGTTCGATTTCGACCACACCGACGTGTGGACGATGTTCCACTCCTCCGCCTTCGACTTCTCGGTGTGGGAGATGTGGGGCGCGCTGCTGCACGGCGGCCGCCTGCACCTGGTCGACCTCGACACCGCCCGCTCCCCCGCCCGGTTGCGCGCCCTGCTCGGCGCCGAACAGGTCACCGTGCTCAACCAGACCCCGTCGGCCTTCCACCAGCTGTGCGCCGCCGACAGAGACATCGCAGGTGAACACGGTCACGAGCCGCTGTCCTTGCGCCACATCATCTTCGGCGGCGAGGCCCTGGACCAGCGCAGCCTCACCGATTGGTTCGACCGCCACGGCGAGGACTCCCCCCGCCTGGTGAACATGTACGGCACCACCGAGACCACCGTGCACGCCACCCATCACGCGCTGACCCGGTCCGGTCCGGGCGGTATCGGCACCGGCCTGCCCGGCCTGCGGGTGCTCGTCCTCGACCAGCGTCTACACCCGGTGCCTTTCGGCGTCACCGGTGAGATCTATCTGGCCGGTCTCCAGGTGGCCCGCGGCTACCACCATCGCCCCGACCTCACCGCGACCCGTTTCGTCGCCGACCCGCTGGGCGGGGGCGTCCGCCTCTACCGCACCGGCGACCTCGGCGCCTGGGGCCGCGACGGCACGCTGCGCTACCTCGGTCGCGCCGACGACCAGGTGCAGGTGCGCGGTTTCCGGGTCGAACTCGGCGAGGTCGAGGCCGCCGTGCTGGCCGCGCCCGGCGTACGGAGCGCGGCCGTGCTGGCCCGCGAGGATGTCGGCGGCACCCGGCAGCTGGTCGCCTACGTCACCGGCACCGACGATCACGCCGCCGTCCGCGACGCCGTCGCGAGAATCCTTCCGCACCACATGGTCCCGTCGTCGGTGGTACCCCTCGACACACTGCCGCTGACCGCCCACGGCAAACTCGACCGCGCCGCCCTACCCGCCCCCGTGGTCGCCACCGCCTACCGCGCCCCGCGCGACGAGGTGGAACACGCTGTCGCCGCCGCCTTCGCCGAGGTCCTCGGCCTGCCCCGGATCGGCGTCGACGACGACTTCTTCGCCCTCGGCGGCACCTCGCTGCGGATGTTCGGCCTGCAACGGGCCCTCGCCACCCGCCTCGACGCCGAGGTCCCGGTGACGACTCTGCTCGAAGCGGGCACCGTCGCCGAACTCGCCCGCCGCCTGCGCGAGAACCCGGCGCCGACCCGCACCGAAGGCCCGCTCGCCGACACCGCGCTCGATCCCGAGATCACTCCCGCCGGCCTGCTCGCACACCGCGGACCCGCCACCGACGTCCTGCTCACCGGCGCCACCGGTTTCCTGGGCGCCTACCTGCTGCGTGAACTCCTCGACCGCACCACCGCCCGCGTCTGGTGCCTGGTGCGCGCGGCGAGCGTCGAACACGGCATGGCCCGCATCCACACCACGCTCGAGAACTACCGACTGTGGGAGCCCGGCTTCGCGACCAGGATCATCGCCGTTCCCGGTGATCTCGCCGCTCCCGACCTCGGCCTGTCCGGGCCCGACCGCGCGCGCCTGGCCGAGCAGATCCACGTGATCTATCACAACGGCGCCCGTGTCAACCATCTCGAACCGTATGCCCGGCTGCGACAGGCCAATGTCGAGGGCACCAGGGAAGTCCTGCGCCTGGCCACCACCGCCCACGCCAAACCCGTCCACTTCGTCTCCACCACCGGCTCCGTCGTCGCGGCGGGCGAGACCACTCCCGTCACCGAGGACACCGCCCGCGCGGCAGCCGATCTCATCGACAGCGGCTACGTCATCAGCAAGTGGACCGCCGAGCAGCTGCTGTTCCAGGCCCGCGACCGCGGTCTGCCCGTGCGCGTCTACCGCCCCGGATTGATTTCCGGCGACCTGCAATTCGGCGCCCACAACCCCGACGACAGCTTCTGGAACATGATCCGCGCCGCCGCCCTCCTCGGCGCCGCGCCCGACGTGGTCGATGCCACCGTCTCTCTCACCCCCGTCACCTACGTGGCCCGCGCTCTCGTCGAGATCTCCCTGCGCGCCCCCCGCGCCACCGCCTTCCACCTCGTCAACCGCATCCCGGTGCCCGTAGCCGCGGTGCTCGACGCCCTGCGCCGCAACGGCTTCGACATCACCACCGCCGACCCCGCCGAGATCAGCGCCCGACTGCACCACGAAGCCCACCGCCGCGACGCCGCGGGCGACGACACCCTCGTCCGCGCCGCCCTGCTCAGCACCGGCTACACCGACGGCATCGCCACCCTCGACTTCGACGACACCAACACCCGAACCACCCTGCGCGGCACCGGCATCGCCTGCCCCGCCCTCACCCCCGCCGACCTCGACACCTACATCCGCGCCTTCCGCACCACCGGTTTCCTCCCCGCCCCCGACCCCGC